In Candidatus Accumulibacter cognatus, the genomic window GCGGTCGACGCCACCTGCGTGTTCGCTGCTCGCGGCGAGTGCGCTGGGGTCGTAGGTCCAGGTGGCGTAGGGAGTGGCGTTTTCGTCGGTGAGGCCGCTGAGCAGGGCGGGTTCGACGTGGCCGCCGACGGTGATGCTGGTGTAGCGGTAGTGGCGGCTGTGGCTGTCGGGATAGGTGACGCTGGCGAGGTGGCCGTCGGCGTAGGTGTAGGTGATCTTCTCGGCAGCGGGGGTGGTGACTTCGGTCAGGAGGTTCTGGGCGTTGTAGGTGAAGCTGAGGCGGCGGCCGAAGGGGTCCTGGATGTCGGCGAGCCGGTCGCTGCCAGGCTGGTAGTGGTAGGTGAGCGAGCGGCCGCCGCGTTCGACGCGGCTGAGGCGCCGGCCGGCGGCATCGAAGGTTTCGACGGCGTCGTCGCTGTCGCGGTAGCTCCAGCCGGTGGGGGTCTTTTGCAGCAGACCGACGATGTCGGCGTCGCTGACCCAGTCGGTGGCGCTCCCGGGCTGGGGGTGGAAGTGCAGGATCTGGCCGTCGCCACGCAGCAGGAGGACGAGGTTGACGCCAGCGGCGGGGTTGAGGAGGACGTCGTGGTTGTGCCGCCAGCAGTTGCCCATGCTGCGTTGGGCGCTGCTTTGGCTGTGGTAGGGGCTCTGGCTGTGGTAGTAGCGCTGGAAGGTCAATAAGGGCGAGGCGCCGCCGAAGGTGTAGTCGGTTTCTCGCTGGATCTTGCAGCCTTGGCCGGGGAGGATCGGGTTGGAGAGGCACAGGTCGGGGGCCTTGACCGGCGGCGCTGGCGTACAGAGGGCGGAACCGGGAAGCTTTGCCAGACCGCCAGAGCAGCCGCAAGGGAGGGGAAAGTCTTCGCCGGGAGCGATGCCTTTCACGAATTCGTCGGTGTAGGTGGCGCTCAGCGGGTGGGCCGCCAAGGAGAAGTCGACAGTGGCCACGCCGTCGTTGATGGCGCCGAGGAAGCGGTCATGTGGGATCAAGCCCATGGAGCCACACTGGTTGCGAAAGACCCGCGAGAAATTCAGCGCGCGGTACGCTCGAATGACGGCATCTGGCGTTCCCACGAACGGCGTGCCACTGCAATAGCTGGGCACGCCGCCCGAGCAGAGGAGGATCGTCACCTGGTACTCATAGCTGCCGTCCGGGTAAGCGGCAGTCGCAAAGAACTCGTTGCCAATCGTGCTGACTCCGGCTCCGACCGTGCAGGTCGCGGCACCGGCTGTGAGAGGCGAGGTTGCGGCGGCGGCGAAGAAAACCAAACGAAGGGTGGCGCCAAGCTGTCGCGGCGGGCCTTTGCGGTCGTACATCATTTTCTCTCCCCCTCTGGTGCATTCAAAATGCGATGATGCGATGCCAGTTACTCATGTGTCTGGAGTTCCCCGTCCAGAACTGCGCGCTCCCGCTTTCGGTGGGTGGTGTCCGTGAACAGGATGGGAGGCTCATGGCTCTGACCGAAGAGAACGCCGATAAAACCCTGATGATCAGAGGATTACGCTCAAAGTATCAGTTTTTGCTTTTGGTGTTTTCAACCCTTCATCCCCTATCGATTTTAGATAAACTATCCCCTTACTGCACTGCGGCAGCGGGCGGACGCCGCAGTGGCTTGACCAGACCCGCCGGAGCATGTGACCCAAAGGAGACATCATGAAACATCTACTGGCGGCGGCGATTGCCGCCCTGTTCTTCAACCTCGCGGCTGCCGTTGAAGTCGCCGGCGTCAAATTCGACGACAAGACGCGCGTCGGTCCCGGCGAACTGGTGGTCAATGGCGCAGGACTGCGCAAGAAGGCCGTCTTCAAGGTCTATGCGATGGCCCTCTATCTGCCGGAGAAAAGCGGCGACGCCGCAGCGGTGCTGGCCGCCAAAGGTGGCAAGCGGATTTCGATCAGTCTGCTGCGCGACCTCTCGGCGCAGCAGTTCGTCGAAGCGCTGCAGGAAGGCGTTGCCAACAACCATTCGGAAGCTGAAATGGCGAGCCTTAAGGATCGCCTGAAACAGTTTTCCGATACCCTGCTGGCCGCGGGAGAACCCAAGACCGGTACCAGCGTGTTCATCGACTGGCTGCCAGAGACCGGTACACGGCTCACCGTCAATGGTCAGGTCAAGGGCAAGGACCTCGCCGGCGACGATTTTTACAAGGCACTGCTGAAAATCTGGCTCGGCAACAAGCCGGTCCAGGATGACCTGAAGCAGGCGCTGCTCGGCAAGACCTCCTGAAGTCCGTTGCAGGACACTACGATGCGCCTCCGGGTCGATCCGGCCGAGCCGCCTTTCCAGGCGATCATCAGCGCTACGGTGTTCAGCCTCGGCGTGTGCGGCGATGAGCTAGAAATTCATCGCATCGCCTTTCTTCCGCCAACTGACGAAATGGCCCCTCGGAATCCGCTTGCTGCGGAAGTAGCACGCCAGTTGTGCGCCTACCTGGCGGATGCAGAATACCCTTTCGTCTTGCCCTTGCGCGCTGCGGGGACGCCTTTTCAGCGCCGCGTCTGGCAGCAGATCGCGGCCATTCCGACACACCAGACGCGCAGCTATGGCGAGATCGCCCGAATGCTGCGCAGCGCGCCGCGGGCGGTCGGTCAGGCCTGCGCTGCCAATCCCTACCCGGTGGTCGTTCCCTGCCACCGGGTACTGGCGAGGGGCGGCAGATTGGGCGGCTTTGCTCATCAGAACGATGGCTTTCTGCTCGATGTGAAGCGCTGGCTGCTGGTACATGAAGGCTGCTGAGGCCGATCCCGGCGACCTTGCCGAAATCGATCGCTTCTGCGACACGCTCTGGCTGGAAGACGGTCTGGCCAGAGCCTCGCTCGACAGCTATCGCAGCGACCTGCTGCAACTGACGATCTGGCTGGCGGAGCAGCAACTCGGCAGCCTGTGCAACGCTGACGAAGCGATCCTGACGCGTTTCATCGCGATGCTGTCGCAAACGCTGCGCGCTTCCTCGCAGGCGCGTTACTTGTCGACGCTGCGCCGCTTCTACCGGTACCAGGTGGCGCAGGGCCGGCGCACCAGTGATCCGACGCTGAAGATCGCCATGCCGGTGCAATCCTCGCGGCTGCCCAAAGTGCTCTCCGAAGTCCAGGTGGAGCGCCTGCTCGCTGCCCCCCGGCTCGACACGACGCTCGGGCAACGTGATCGGGCGATGCTCGAAACGCTCTACGCCACCGGCCTGCGCGTCAGCGAACTGGTCGGCCTCAAGGTGCACGAACTCCACCTCGACATGGGCGTACTGCGTGTTTTCGGCAAGGGCGGCAAGGAGCGCCTGGTACCGCTGGGTGAACAGGCGTGCGACTGGCTGCGCTGCTATCTGGGCGATGGCCGACCGGCGCTGCTCGCAGGTCGCCAGAGCGACGAGATATTCGTGACCGGGCGCGGCTCGGCGATGACCCGGCAGGCTTTCTGGCAGTTGATCAAGCGCTACGCCCTGCAGGCCGGCATGGAGCCTGCCCGCCTGTCACCGCACGTGCTGCGGCACGCCTTTGCCACGCATCTGCTCAATCATGGGGCCGACCTGCGCGTCGTGCAACTGCTGCTGGGCCATTCGGACATCTCGACGACGCAGATCTACACCCATGTCGCTCGCGAACGGCTCAAGGTCCTGCACGCCCAACACCATCCGCGCGGCTGATCGGCCGCCTGGCACGGCCCTCTTTTCGGATCGGCGGTTGCAGGCACGCGTGAGACTCCGGGAACGACTGGCCGGCCTTGCTGATCCCGCTGCAGAGAACCAACAATCCCGTCTGATTTTACGGGCACAATCATGCAATCTGCCGTACCTTCAAGATGTCCACGGCTTTTCGACAAGAGTGGTAGCCTGAGGCCGCCAGTTCGGCCATGGTGAGTCGCTGACGCGACTCTTACATTAACGGAGCCCACTAAAACTGAGCGTCTCGTTCTTGTTCAAGTAGTCCAGAGTCAGTTCCTGGCTGGCAGCAGAAGCCGGAGCATGTGCTGCCGCGTGGGAGGCCGCACTGGCATAGGCTTCAGCCAACTCGCCGAGAACGGGCAACTGCTGCATCGACAGCAATTGGCAGTACGCAATGACCAGGGCACCGGCTTGGGCGACTTCCCGTAGGGCTTCAGCCGATAACTGGTTAAGAACGGCTTCATCAATCTGAAAGAGTCCGCCAACCGGCTGGTCGCCAGCCTGGGTCTTGACAGTAATTGGCCAGGCTTTGATCAGCGCGTGTTTCTTCAGTACCGAACAGGCGTTGACGGTGAGCTGCCGACTGTTCTCGATCTGGGTCAGAAAATTGAGGACCTCCTGAATCACCGACGAGGGTCCGCCTGCATCATCGAAAAAAGGTTCGCCCTCGCCGCCATCGCCAATGAGTCCTGAATCTTCGTCGATGCACAGCACCTGCTGACCCTTATTCGTGTTGGCAAGGCCAAAAGGATAGCTTCGAATAACGGCCGGAACATACTTTCCCACCCAACGACCATCGGGTGCGACAAACAGATTCCTGCCTGTTGCCACACCCAAAACAGCAACAGGAATGAAGGCTTCATTCTGTTCGACAAAGGCAATGGGCAAACTCAACAGCGCGCGCGGAAATTCACCAGCCGTCAGTGGAACAATCGTCTCGTGAGCAGCGAAAGAATAACCCGCAACGCGCCGCCAGCGCTTGTTGGCGTAGCGGTCGATGGAAATGGGGTGGAAGTTTGGCATTTGCATCCTTGATGTGTAAACCGTTTGGGTGGCTTGTAAGGACCCTCCCCTGTGCTGGAGTTTACCTGAAGTTTAGGCTCTCGGGATTGCCACCACCGCTACCGTTTCCCCGCCGCCCTCCCCTGCGACGTCAACCAGTGCTGTCGGCAACGCCTTGCTCGGCTTGACACCCAACTGTTTGAGCATTTCGGCCTGGCGGATGAGGTTGCCACGCCCACCGGTGAGTTTGCCATGCGCCTCGTCATAATCCCTTTGCGCCTGCCTGAGACGGTTGCCAAGCGA contains:
- a CDS encoding chalcone isomerase family protein: MKHLLAAAIAALFFNLAAAVEVAGVKFDDKTRVGPGELVVNGAGLRKKAVFKVYAMALYLPEKSGDAAAVLAAKGGKRISISLLRDLSAQQFVEALQEGVANNHSEAEMASLKDRLKQFSDTLLAAGEPKTGTSVFIDWLPETGTRLTVNGQVKGKDLAGDDFYKALLKIWLGNKPVQDDLKQALLGKTS
- a CDS encoding methylated-DNA--[protein]-cysteine S-methyltransferase gives rise to the protein MRLRVDPAEPPFQAIISATVFSLGVCGDELEIHRIAFLPPTDEMAPRNPLAAEVARQLCAYLADAEYPFVLPLRAAGTPFQRRVWQQIAAIPTHQTRSYGEIARMLRSAPRAVGQACAANPYPVVVPCHRVLARGGRLGGFAHQNDGFLLDVKRWLLVHEGC
- the xerD gene encoding site-specific tyrosine recombinase XerD, whose amino-acid sequence is MKAAEADPGDLAEIDRFCDTLWLEDGLARASLDSYRSDLLQLTIWLAEQQLGSLCNADEAILTRFIAMLSQTLRASSQARYLSTLRRFYRYQVAQGRRTSDPTLKIAMPVQSSRLPKVLSEVQVERLLAAPRLDTTLGQRDRAMLETLYATGLRVSELVGLKVHELHLDMGVLRVFGKGGKERLVPLGEQACDWLRCYLGDGRPALLAGRQSDEIFVTGRGSAMTRQAFWQLIKRYALQAGMEPARLSPHVLRHAFATHLLNHGADLRVVQLLLGHSDISTTQIYTHVARERLKVLHAQHHPRG
- a CDS encoding SapC family protein yields the protein MPNFHPISIDRYANKRWRRVAGYSFAAHETIVPLTAGEFPRALLSLPIAFVEQNEAFIPVAVLGVATGRNLFVAPDGRWVGKYVPAVIRSYPFGLANTNKGQQVLCIDEDSGLIGDGGEGEPFFDDAGGPSSVIQEVLNFLTQIENSRQLTVNACSVLKKHALIKAWPITVKTQAGDQPVGGLFQIDEAVLNQLSAEALREVAQAGALVIAYCQLLSMQQLPVLGELAEAYASAASHAAAHAPASAASQELTLDYLNKNETLSFSGLR